One Eurosta solidaginis isolate ZX-2024a chromosome 5, ASM4086904v1, whole genome shotgun sequence DNA segment encodes these proteins:
- the LOC137253176 gene encoding larval cuticle protein 65Ag1-like, with protein MKAVIIFACLIAAASALAIPSRDSAVEIVALASEVGPESYSYNVDTSDGSHHDESGHLENAGTEQEAIVAKGSYSFTDNGQTYTVTYVADENGFHPQGAHLPVGPAA; from the coding sequence ATGAAGGCCGTTATCATCTTCGCCTGCCTTATTGCTGCTGCATCCGCCTTAGCTATTCCCTCAAGAGATAGCGCAGTAGAAATTGTCGCATTGGCCTCTGAAGTTGGTCCTGAAAGCTACTCCTACAACGTTGATACCAGCGATGGTAGTCACCACGACGAATCGGGACATTTGGAAAATGCCGGTACCGAACAAGAAGCCATCGTTGCGAAAGGCTCATACTCTTTCACAGATAACGGCCAAACTTACACTGTAACTTACGTTGCTGATGAGAATGGTTTCCATCCACAGGGTGCTCATTTGCCAGTTGGACCAGCTGCCTAA
- the LOC137252926 gene encoding larval cuticle protein 65Ag1-like translates to MKSAIIFACLFAVAFARPNNDVQVVNFDSKADPESYSYKLDTSDGTHHDETGHLEHAGTEQEAIVVQGSFSFVAGDGQKYTVKYIADENGFQPQGDHLPNGV, encoded by the coding sequence ATGAAATCCGCCATCATTTTCGCTTGCCTTTTCGCTGTGGCTTTCGCTCGTCCCAACAACGATGTACAAGTCGTGAACTTCGACTCCAAAGCCGATCCTGAGAGTTATTCCTACAAACTTGATACCAGCGATGGCACTCATCACGACGAAACTGGACATCTGGAGCATGCCGGTACCGAACAAGAAGCCATTGTTGTGCAGGGCTCTTTCTCATTTGTTGCTGGTGATGGTCAGAAATATACCGTTAAATATATTGCTGATGAAAATGGTTTCCAACCGCAAGGTGATCACTTGCCAAATGGGGTTTAG